The following proteins are encoded in a genomic region of Pseudodesulfovibrio mercurii:
- the gcvPB gene encoding aminomethyl-transferring glycine dehydrogenase subunit GcvPB, which translates to MKTIFEESVAGREGCWPCEGMAEEAYIPKELLRDGEVGLPSASELDVVRHFTRLSQRNYGVDGNFYPLGSCTMKYNPKFTEVVAAMPGFTRLHPVLPQLRGAGGLCQGALEVMYETEALLCEITGMSAFTLHPMAGAHGELTGTMLMAAYHKDRGNRKTKVIVPDSAHGTNPASAAIAGFEVVSVESKDGIVDPAALAEVLDDEVAGMMMTCPNTLGLFEKNLPEIVKMLRKVDALLYYDGANLNAIMGKMRVGDVGFDIVHLNLHKTFATPHGGGGPGSGPVGVSEKVAPFLPISRVAKREDGRYFLDYDRPKSIGYVAPFYGNFGVYLKAYAYILRLGGKGLTRATENAVLAANYMRKRLCDHFEVPYNRICMHEFVASASEQAKKGVHALDFAKGLLDKGYHAPTVYFPLIVPEAIMIEPTETENKETLDQFCDDLIELAGLVDTHPEVLTSAPVTLPVTRLDETKAARAMELTDDL; encoded by the coding sequence ATGAAGACCATATTCGAAGAATCCGTAGCCGGACGCGAGGGCTGCTGGCCCTGCGAAGGCATGGCCGAAGAGGCCTACATCCCCAAGGAACTGCTGCGTGACGGCGAGGTCGGCCTGCCCTCGGCCTCCGAGCTCGACGTGGTCCGCCACTTCACCCGGCTCTCCCAGCGCAACTACGGCGTGGACGGCAATTTCTACCCGCTGGGGTCGTGCACCATGAAGTACAACCCCAAGTTCACCGAGGTGGTCGCGGCCATGCCCGGCTTCACCCGGCTGCACCCTGTCCTGCCCCAGCTTCGCGGCGCGGGCGGGCTCTGCCAGGGCGCCCTTGAGGTCATGTACGAAACCGAGGCCCTGCTCTGCGAGATCACCGGCATGTCCGCCTTCACCCTGCACCCCATGGCCGGGGCGCACGGCGAGCTGACCGGAACCATGCTCATGGCCGCCTACCACAAGGACCGGGGCAACAGGAAGACCAAGGTCATCGTGCCCGACTCGGCCCACGGCACCAACCCCGCCTCGGCCGCCATCGCGGGCTTCGAGGTGGTCTCCGTGGAGTCGAAGGACGGCATCGTTGACCCGGCCGCCCTGGCCGAGGTCCTGGACGACGAGGTGGCGGGCATGATGATGACCTGCCCCAACACGCTGGGCCTGTTCGAAAAGAACCTGCCCGAGATCGTCAAGATGCTGCGCAAGGTGGACGCCCTGCTCTACTACGACGGGGCCAACCTGAACGCCATCATGGGCAAGATGCGCGTGGGCGACGTGGGCTTCGACATCGTCCACCTCAACCTGCACAAGACCTTCGCCACGCCCCACGGCGGCGGCGGCCCCGGCTCCGGCCCGGTGGGCGTGTCCGAGAAGGTCGCCCCGTTCCTGCCCATCTCCCGCGTGGCCAAGCGCGAGGACGGCCGCTACTTCCTGGACTACGACCGGCCCAAGTCCATCGGCTACGTGGCCCCCTTCTACGGCAACTTCGGCGTGTACCTGAAGGCCTACGCCTACATCCTGCGCCTCGGCGGCAAGGGGCTGACCAGGGCCACCGAGAACGCGGTCCTGGCCGCCAACTACATGCGCAAGCGGCTGTGCGACCACTTCGAGGTCCCCTACAACCGCATCTGCATGCACGAATTCGTGGCCTCGGCCTCCGAACAGGCCAAGAAGGGCGTGCACGCGCTCGACTTCGCCAAGGGGCTGCTGGACAAGGGCTACCACGCGCCCACGGTCTACTTCCCGCTGATCGTGCCCGAGGCGATCATGATCGAGCCCACCGAGACCGAGAACAAGGAGACCCTGGATCAGTTCTGCGACGACCTCATCGAGCTGGCCGGGCTGGTGGACACCCATCCCGAGGTCCTGACCTCGGCCCCGGTCACCCTGCCCGTGACCCGACTGGACGAGACCAAGGCCGCCCGCGCCATGGAGCTGACCGATGACCTTTGA
- a CDS encoding sigma-54 interaction domain-containing protein, translating into MSLNLDGIIGNSPALARVFKVLGKVAPTDSTVLVTGESGTGKELLVRALHRNSERRDMPFVPINCGAIPRELLESELFGHEKGAFTHAIRSRPGRFELADGGTIFLDEIGDMDLSLQVKILRALQEKEIERVGGTSIKKVDVRVVAATNRDLEGEVSSGRFREDLFYRLNVIPLKLPPLRSRGMDILLLAEHFLNRHCGSKARKALTLSDKAREMLLTYSWPGNVRELENFMERLTILCDGCEVEPEDLPEKIFTDIGEKPLRREEKIVPMQPVGFAWPSLKDMRDKDMKLKDFLEAIEGRLLSEALDQAEGVKNKAAELVGIKRTTLIEKLKKRDLL; encoded by the coding sequence ATGTCGCTCAATCTGGACGGCATCATCGGGAACAGTCCGGCCCTGGCCAGGGTGTTCAAGGTCTTGGGCAAGGTCGCGCCCACGGACAGCACGGTGCTGGTCACGGGCGAGTCGGGGACCGGCAAGGAATTGCTGGTCCGGGCGCTGCATCGCAACAGCGAGCGCCGCGACATGCCGTTCGTGCCCATCAACTGCGGGGCCATCCCCAGGGAACTGCTCGAATCCGAGCTGTTCGGGCACGAGAAGGGCGCATTCACCCACGCCATCCGTTCCCGGCCGGGCCGGTTCGAGCTGGCCGACGGCGGGACCATTTTCCTGGACGAGATCGGGGACATGGATTTGTCGCTCCAGGTCAAGATCCTGCGCGCCCTCCAGGAAAAGGAGATCGAGCGCGTGGGCGGCACGTCCATCAAGAAGGTGGACGTCCGGGTGGTGGCGGCCACCAACCGGGACCTGGAGGGCGAGGTGTCCTCGGGCCGGTTCCGCGAGGACCTGTTCTACCGCCTCAACGTCATCCCCCTGAAATTGCCGCCCCTGCGCAGCCGGGGCATGGACATCCTGCTCCTGGCCGAGCACTTCCTGAACCGGCACTGCGGCAGCAAGGCGCGCAAGGCGCTGACCCTGTCAGACAAGGCGCGGGAGATGCTCCTGACCTATTCCTGGCCCGGCAACGTGCGCGAGCTGGAGAATTTCATGGAGCGGCTGACCATCCTGTGCGACGGCTGCGAGGTGGAGCCCGAGGACCTGCCGGAGAAGATCTTCACGGACATCGGGGAAAAGCCGCTCCGGCGCGAAGAGAAGATTGTGCCCATGCAACCGGTCGGGTTCGCCTGGCCCTCGCTCAAGGACATGCGCGACAAGGACATGAAGCTCAAGGATTTCCTGGAGGCCATCGAGGGCCGCCTGCTGAGCGAGGCCCTGGACCAGGCCGAGGGGGTCAAGAACAAGGCCGCCGAGCTGGTCGGCATCAAGCGGACGACCCTCATCGAGAAGCTGAAAAAAAGGGATCTGTTGTAA
- the gcvPA gene encoding aminomethyl-transferring glycine dehydrogenase subunit GcvPA, with protein sequence MPFVPHTEDEVREMLATIGVDSVEDLFAEITPDMRPKSFDIPEGLSEMDVLSKLEGLAAKNATNSVSFLGAGFYDHYIPAAVDALTMRGEFYTAYTPYQPEASQGTLQAIFEYQTAVTRLLGMECANASVYDGGTALYEALMMAVRKTKRRKIVVSEALNPIYRVMLGSYTSNLDLEFVTVPHKDGMTDIEGLKAALDDSIAAVLVQNPNFFGSINDFTGLFEAAAKVKAVSIVSAYPVLQSLLKTPGAMGADVAVAEGQSLGLPLSFGGPYLGIMTCTKAMVRQMPGRIVGRTTDTKGRTGYVLTLQAREQHIRRQKATSNICSNQSLCALRALVHMCALGELGLKRAARVSVERAHICAGKLTAIPGVEMLTKGAFGNEFAVTLPVNAFEVIAKLTERGFVPGFPLGRYFEGLENGLLVACTEKTSEEQIGIFAEMLRGALK encoded by the coding sequence ATGCCGTTTGTACCGCATACCGAAGACGAAGTGCGCGAGATGCTCGCCACCATCGGCGTGGATTCCGTGGAGGACCTCTTTGCCGAGATCACCCCGGACATGCGCCCCAAGAGTTTCGACATCCCCGAGGGGTTGAGCGAGATGGACGTCCTCTCCAAGCTGGAGGGACTGGCCGCCAAGAACGCCACCAACAGCGTCAGCTTCCTGGGCGCGGGCTTCTACGACCACTACATCCCGGCCGCCGTGGACGCCCTGACCATGCGCGGGGAGTTCTACACCGCCTACACGCCCTACCAGCCCGAGGCTTCCCAGGGCACCCTCCAGGCCATCTTCGAGTACCAGACCGCCGTGACCCGGCTGCTGGGCATGGAGTGCGCCAACGCCTCGGTCTACGACGGCGGCACCGCCCTGTACGAGGCCCTGATGATGGCCGTGCGCAAGACCAAACGGCGCAAGATCGTGGTCTCCGAGGCGCTCAACCCCATCTACCGGGTCATGCTCGGCTCCTACACCTCCAACCTGGACCTCGAGTTCGTCACCGTGCCCCACAAGGACGGCATGACCGACATCGAGGGGCTCAAGGCGGCCCTGGACGACTCCATCGCCGCCGTGCTGGTCCAGAACCCGAACTTCTTCGGCTCCATCAACGACTTCACGGGGCTGTTCGAGGCCGCCGCCAAGGTCAAGGCCGTGTCCATCGTGTCCGCCTACCCGGTGCTCCAGTCCCTGCTCAAGACGCCCGGCGCCATGGGCGCTGACGTGGCCGTGGCCGAGGGCCAGTCCCTGGGCCTGCCGCTCTCCTTCGGCGGCCCGTACCTGGGCATCATGACCTGCACCAAGGCCATGGTCCGCCAGATGCCCGGCCGCATCGTGGGCCGGACCACGGACACCAAGGGCCGCACGGGCTACGTGCTCACCCTCCAGGCGCGCGAGCAGCACATCCGCCGCCAGAAGGCCACGTCCAACATCTGCTCCAACCAGTCCCTGTGCGCCCTGCGCGCATTGGTCCACATGTGCGCGCTGGGCGAGCTCGGCCTCAAGCGCGCGGCCAGGGTGTCGGTGGAACGCGCCCACATCTGCGCCGGGAAGCTGACCGCTATCCCCGGCGTGGAGATGCTGACCAAGGGCGCCTTCGGCAACGAGTTCGCCGTGACCCTGCCGGTCAACGCCTTCGAGGTCATCGCCAAGCTGACCGAGCGCGGCTTTGTCCCGGGCTTCCCGCTGGGCCGCTACTTCGAGGGACTGGAAAACGGCCTGCTGGTGGCCTGCACGGAAAAGACCAGCGAAGAACAGATCGGCATATTCGCCGAGATGCTGCGAGGTGCGCTGAAATGA
- a CDS encoding dihydrolipoyl dehydrogenase family protein, whose protein sequence is MTFDLVVIGAGPGGFDAAVDAAGLGLSVALVEKDFLGGTCLNRGCIPTKLWLGATSAIEELHNQARMKVASGEVTVNFAGLQNRVQKHLAGTRKAMGLQLKKLGVELVEGMGRLSGDHRVTVAAADGERTLDYKKLVVATGSRPIFFPGLEPDGECVLDSDMFLSMEAMPESLIVVGAGFIGLEMAQVAHRFGCRITVVDAMDRVAPLEDPEVSATLASVFKRWKWDIRLEERVAGVLTRNGKAELTFQSGDKLIADKALVAVGRGPVTMDIGLRKAGVELLFNQIQVDDYLMAAPDIYAIGDANGHIQLAHAASHQARYVALHAAGKVEGPYVCPPVPSVLYGAPEVMRVGMMENEAFLADYDSTEVSTAQLAANPMAQAHAATQGFVKVVWSGGKVVGVTAVGHDVSRLVTPAAMIVHQGWTADAIHSIIFPHPSLDEALLTALTAERKKVQ, encoded by the coding sequence ATGACCTTTGATCTCGTGGTCATCGGGGCCGGTCCCGGCGGGTTCGACGCCGCCGTGGACGCGGCCGGGCTCGGCCTGTCCGTGGCCCTGGTGGAAAAGGACTTCCTGGGCGGCACCTGCCTGAACCGGGGATGCATCCCGACCAAGCTCTGGCTAGGGGCCACCTCGGCCATCGAGGAGCTGCACAACCAGGCCCGCATGAAGGTCGCCTCCGGCGAGGTGACCGTGAACTTCGCCGGGCTGCAAAACCGGGTGCAAAAGCACCTGGCCGGCACCCGCAAGGCCATGGGATTGCAGCTCAAGAAGCTCGGCGTGGAGCTGGTCGAGGGCATGGGCCGCCTGTCCGGCGACCATCGGGTCACGGTGGCCGCGGCCGACGGCGAGCGGACCCTGGACTACAAAAAGCTCGTGGTCGCCACCGGCTCCAGGCCCATCTTCTTCCCCGGCCTGGAACCGGACGGAGAGTGCGTGCTCGACTCCGACATGTTCCTGTCCATGGAGGCCATGCCCGAATCCCTGATCGTGGTCGGCGCGGGCTTCATCGGCCTGGAAATGGCCCAGGTGGCCCACCGCTTCGGCTGCAGGATCACCGTGGTGGACGCCATGGACCGCGTGGCCCCGCTGGAGGACCCCGAGGTCTCCGCGACCCTGGCCTCGGTCTTCAAGCGCTGGAAGTGGGACATCCGTCTGGAGGAACGCGTGGCCGGGGTCCTGACCAGGAACGGCAAGGCCGAGCTGACCTTCCAGTCCGGCGACAAGCTCATCGCGGACAAGGCCCTGGTGGCCGTGGGGCGCGGCCCCGTGACCATGGACATCGGGCTGCGCAAGGCGGGCGTCGAGCTGCTCTTCAACCAGATTCAGGTGGACGACTACCTCATGGCCGCGCCCGACATCTACGCCATCGGCGACGCCAACGGCCACATCCAGCTGGCCCACGCCGCCTCGCACCAGGCTCGCTACGTGGCCCTGCACGCGGCCGGAAAGGTCGAGGGCCCCTACGTCTGCCCCCCGGTGCCGAGCGTGCTCTACGGCGCGCCCGAGGTCATGCGCGTGGGCATGATGGAGAACGAGGCCTTCCTGGCCGACTACGACAGCACCGAGGTATCCACGGCCCAGCTGGCCGCCAACCCCATGGCCCAGGCCCACGCGGCCACCCAGGGGTTCGTCAAGGTGGTCTGGTCCGGCGGCAAGGTGGTCGGCGTCACCGCCGTGGGCCACGACGTGTCCCGCCTGGTCACCCCGGCGGCCATGATCGTGCACCAGGGCTGGACGGCCGACGCCATCCACTCGATCATCTTCCCGCACCCGTCCCTGGACGAGGCACTGCTCACGGCCCTCACGGCCGAACGGAAGAAAGTGCAATGA
- the folE2 gene encoding GTP cyclohydrolase FolE2: MEDVQQSQATIAMPIDRVGVKGLRLPIVVRDRESGVQHTVAQVSMSVDLPAEFKGTHMSRFVEALEHWEGTLDYHSFLTLLDDIVDRLQARSAHLRFVFPYFLRRRSPVSKAGGMMDYTCRVDGYLKDGKLTFTLGADVPVMTVCPCSKAISDEGAHSQRAEVRILTRFEGFLWLEDLIEIGERAGSCQVYSLLKREDEKYVTETAFAHPTFVEDVVREAAKGLDEHPKVTWYKVEVESFESIHNHSAFAVIESDG; the protein is encoded by the coding sequence ATGGAAGACGTACAGCAGAGTCAGGCGACCATCGCCATGCCCATCGACCGTGTGGGCGTCAAGGGATTGCGGCTGCCCATCGTGGTCCGCGACCGCGAGTCCGGGGTCCAGCACACCGTGGCCCAGGTGTCCATGTCCGTGGACCTGCCCGCCGAGTTCAAGGGCACGCACATGAGCCGCTTCGTGGAGGCCCTGGAGCACTGGGAGGGGACGCTCGACTACCACTCCTTCCTGACCCTGCTCGACGACATCGTGGACCGGCTCCAGGCCCGCAGCGCCCACCTGCGCTTCGTGTTCCCCTATTTCCTGCGCCGCCGGTCGCCGGTCTCCAAGGCGGGCGGCATGATGGACTATACCTGCCGCGTGGACGGCTACCTCAAGGACGGCAAGCTGACCTTCACCCTGGGCGCGGACGTGCCGGTCATGACCGTGTGTCCGTGCTCCAAGGCCATCTCGGACGAAGGCGCGCACTCCCAGCGGGCCGAGGTGCGCATCCTGACCCGCTTCGAGGGCTTCCTCTGGCTCGAGGACCTCATCGAGATCGGCGAGCGCGCCGGGTCCTGCCAGGTCTACTCCCTGCTCAAGCGCGAGGACGAGAAATACGTCACCGAGACCGCCTTCGCCCACCCGACCTTCGTGGAGGACGTGGTCCGCGAGGCGGCCAAGGGGCTGGACGAGCACCCCAAGGTCACCTGGTACAAGGTCGAGGTGGAGTCCTTCGAGTCCATCCACAACCACTCGGCCTTCGCGGTCATCGAGAGCGACGGGTAG
- a CDS encoding class I SAM-dependent methyltransferase, with protein MSSAPSISPPAARFCEPDPGSRVEVAVGGRVWLLDRAADMEALWDAMDGQDLDEDERLPYWAEVWPASVLLGRHILRNAERLRGRTCLDIGCGLGLTGMIASSVGARVAAFDYEWPAVRFARHNAALNDVPQPLWLLMDWRHPALKPGGFDFIWGGDVLYEKRFFDPLIRLFRHALAPDGRIWIGEPVRTVSRPVWERLEDEGFATEKLTVEKVALCGQNATVNLWEITIPR; from the coding sequence ATGAGCAGTGCACCGTCCATATCCCCCCCCGCGGCCCGCTTCTGCGAGCCCGACCCCGGCTCCCGCGTGGAGGTGGCGGTGGGCGGTCGCGTCTGGCTGCTGGACCGCGCCGCCGACATGGAGGCCCTGTGGGACGCCATGGACGGCCAGGACCTGGACGAGGACGAGCGGCTGCCGTACTGGGCCGAGGTCTGGCCCGCCAGCGTGCTGCTCGGGCGGCACATCCTGCGCAACGCGGAGCGCCTGCGGGGCCGGACCTGCCTGGACATCGGCTGCGGGCTCGGCCTGACCGGCATGATCGCGTCCTCGGTGGGGGCGCGGGTGGCGGCCTTCGACTACGAGTGGCCCGCCGTGCGCTTCGCCCGGCACAACGCCGCGCTGAACGACGTCCCCCAGCCCCTGTGGCTGCTCATGGACTGGCGGCATCCCGCCCTCAAACCCGGCGGCTTCGACTTCATCTGGGGCGGGGACGTGCTCTATGAAAAGCGATTTTTCGACCCCCTGATCCGGCTCTTCCGCCACGCGCTCGCGCCTGACGGACGCATCTGGATCGGCGAGCCCGTGCGCACCGTGTCCCGGCCCGTCTGGGAGCGGCTCGAGGACGAGGGGTTCGCGACCGAGAAATTGACCGTGGAGAAGGTCGCCCTGTGCGGCCAGAACGCCACGGTAAACCTGTGGGAAATCACCATTCCCCGATAG
- a CDS encoding NAD(P)/FAD-dependent oxidoreductase yields MTKTVKTDYDVIIVGAGPAGLFAAYYLGEHSNLDVLIIDKGKRSLKRNCPLSGDQECVKCRPCNILCGVGGAGLFSDGKLNYIHKLGKTDLTQFVGTSEALRLIDETEHIFNTFGMDGKVFPTDMEAARQIRKDARKHGIDLLVIKQKHLGSDNLPGHIAGMADHIRDKGVAFHTSETVTDVVVTKGKVTGVVTNRQTYTAKNVILAPGRVGAEWVAHEARKHGIQVSQRGIEVGVRVEVHNEIMQDLCSVIYDPTFFVRTNKYDDQTRTFCTNYGGYVALENYQDFVCVNGHALMNKKSDNTNFAFLSKVVLNDPVEDNQAYGESIGRLATLIGGGKPILQRFGDLRRGRRSTWDRIGNGYIEPTLRNVVPGDIAMALPERILTNLMDGLEQLNNVVPGVSNDETLLYAPEIKFFATQVDTRKHLETSVDGLFVAGDGPGVAGNIVGAAATALIPAKEIIRRS; encoded by the coding sequence ATGACCAAGACCGTGAAGACCGATTACGACGTCATCATCGTGGGCGCGGGCCCGGCCGGGCTGTTCGCCGCCTACTACCTGGGCGAGCATTCCAACCTGGACGTGCTGATCATCGACAAGGGCAAGCGTTCCCTCAAGCGCAACTGTCCCCTGTCCGGGGACCAGGAGTGCGTCAAATGCCGCCCGTGCAACATCCTGTGCGGCGTGGGCGGGGCGGGGCTGTTCTCCGACGGCAAGCTCAACTACATCCACAAGCTCGGCAAGACCGACCTGACCCAGTTCGTGGGCACCTCCGAGGCCCTCCGGCTCATCGACGAGACCGAGCACATCTTCAATACCTTCGGCATGGACGGCAAGGTCTTCCCCACGGACATGGAGGCGGCCAGGCAGATCCGCAAGGACGCCCGCAAGCACGGTATCGACCTGCTGGTCATCAAGCAGAAGCATCTGGGCAGCGACAATCTGCCCGGCCACATCGCGGGCATGGCCGACCACATCCGCGACAAGGGCGTGGCCTTCCACACCTCCGAGACCGTCACCGACGTGGTCGTGACCAAGGGCAAAGTCACCGGCGTGGTCACCAACCGCCAGACGTACACCGCCAAGAACGTCATCCTCGCCCCCGGCCGCGTGGGCGCGGAATGGGTCGCCCATGAGGCGCGCAAGCACGGCATCCAGGTGTCCCAGCGCGGCATCGAGGTGGGCGTGCGCGTGGAGGTCCACAACGAGATCATGCAGGACCTCTGCTCGGTCATCTACGACCCGACCTTCTTCGTGCGCACCAACAAGTACGACGACCAGACCCGGACCTTCTGCACCAACTACGGCGGCTACGTGGCACTGGAAAACTACCAGGACTTCGTCTGCGTCAACGGCCACGCGCTCATGAACAAAAAGTCCGACAACACCAACTTCGCCTTCCTCTCCAAGGTCGTCCTCAACGACCCGGTGGAGGACAACCAGGCCTACGGCGAGTCCATCGGCCGGTTGGCCACCCTCATCGGCGGGGGCAAGCCCATCCTTCAGCGGTTCGGCGACCTGCGCCGCGGCCGACGGTCCACCTGGGACCGCATCGGCAACGGCTACATCGAGCCGACCCTGCGCAACGTGGTCCCCGGCGACATCGCCATGGCCCTGCCCGAACGCATCCTGACCAACCTCATGGACGGCCTGGAACAGCTCAACAACGTGGTCCCCGGCGTGTCCAACGACGAAACCCTGCTTTACGCCCCGGAGATCAAGTTCTTCGCCACCCAGGTGGATACCCGCAAACACCTGGAAACCAGCGTGGACGGCCTGTTCGTGGCCGGCGACGGACCCGGCGTGGCCGGCAACATCGTCGGCGCCGCCGCCACCGCCCTCATCCCCGCCAAGGAAATCATCCGCCGCTCGTAG
- the gcvH gene encoding glycine cleavage system protein GcvH — translation MIPEDLLYAKTHEWVLVEGDVATVGITQFAQEQLGDLTFVELPEVGDTFEAGAEMGSVESVKAASEIYAPVSGEVIEVNEELADAPERVNEEPYGAGWMLKFRIKGAPEGLLDAEGYAAVVESEAH, via the coding sequence ATGATTCCCGAAGATCTGTTGTATGCGAAAACCCACGAGTGGGTCCTGGTCGAGGGCGACGTGGCCACCGTGGGCATCACCCAGTTCGCCCAGGAACAGCTCGGCGACCTGACCTTCGTGGAGCTGCCCGAGGTGGGCGACACCTTCGAGGCGGGCGCGGAGATGGGTTCCGTCGAATCCGTCAAGGCCGCTAGCGAGATCTACGCCCCGGTTTCCGGCGAGGTCATCGAGGTCAACGAGGAGCTCGCGGACGCGCCCGAGAGGGTCAACGAGGAGCCTTACGGCGCGGGCTGGATGCTCAAGTTCCGGATCAAGGGCGCCCCCGAGGGGCTGCTGGACGCCGAGGGCTACGCCGCGGTGGTCGAATCCGAGGCCCACTAG
- a CDS encoding flagellar basal body rod C-terminal domain-containing protein: protein MSDANVSALSALSTVQEVSANNIANMNTDGFRAGAVSLESGPGGQGVEVASITESTAPGAFINGVETSNTDVGREMVDMIVTSRAFEANTTFIRASEEMTGHLLDMIA, encoded by the coding sequence ATGTCCGACGCCAATGTCTCGGCCCTGTCCGCCCTGTCCACCGTGCAGGAGGTCTCGGCCAACAACATCGCCAACATGAACACCGACGGCTTCCGGGCCGGCGCGGTGAGCCTCGAGTCCGGCCCCGGTGGCCAGGGCGTGGAGGTGGCCTCCATCACCGAGTCCACCGCGCCCGGCGCCTTCATCAACGGGGTGGAGACCTCCAACACCGACGTCGGCCGCGAGATGGTCGACATGATCGTCACCAGCCGCGCCTTCGAGGCCAACACCACCTTCATCCGCGCGTCCGAGGAGATGACCGGCCACCTGCTGGACATGATCGCCTGA
- the nikR gene encoding nickel-responsive transcriptional regulator NikR, protein MGKTIRFGVSLDSDLLEKFDQHCEERSYQTRSEAIRDLIRNTLVQREWEQAEGDLAGTLTLVYDHHKSGLSQKLTEIQHDSHEVIQSSLHVHLDHFNCLEVIILKGDAETIKELGQKLISTKGVKHGNLALTTTGKDLI, encoded by the coding sequence ATGGGCAAGACCATCCGATTCGGCGTGTCTCTGGACTCCGACCTGCTCGAAAAGTTCGACCAACACTGCGAGGAGCGCAGCTACCAGACCCGCTCCGAAGCCATCCGCGACCTCATCCGCAACACCCTGGTCCAGCGCGAATGGGAACAGGCCGAGGGCGACCTGGCCGGGACCCTGACCCTGGTCTACGACCACCACAAGTCCGGGCTGTCCCAGAAGCTGACCGAGATCCAGCACGATTCCCACGAGGTCATCCAGTCCTCGCTGCACGTGCACCTCGACCACTTCAACTGCCTGGAGGTCATCATCCTCAAGGGCGATGCCGAGACCATCAAGGAGCTCGGCCAGAAGCTCATCTCCACCAAGGGCGTCAAACACGGCAACCTCGCCTTGACAACCACGGGCAAAGACTTGATTTAA